TTCCCAAAGGTTGGGAGccaattttcccttttttatcccgttttttttttccatttcaaggGAAGAAAACGGGGGAGGAAGATTCCGGTTAGATGGGCGCGGCCAAACCTTATGTTTAGGTTTTGGTTTTTcctttaaataaaaactttgTTGATAAGTATTTCACCCAAAATAAGGTCCCCATCTATGTTTaaaaaaaggttttttttttccatttcgaagtaaaacatggttggGGAAGTGTTTGTCATCTATGCAAAAAAGGGGTTTCCCCTTTTCCTTTGAAGAAAAACATGGTTGGGGAAGTtttcccaaaaaggaaatttgtatgtcatctatgcttgtagtgattttttttttccttttcccctTAAGAAAACTGGAAAATAAATTCCATTTAAGGGGAAATTTTTTGGGGATCCATGCTATAGCCCCGCTTTTTTTTGGGGGAAGTAAAATGTGCGGGTGGGAAGATTTTTCGTTAGTTTGAAGTGGGATTCATGCTTTTTAGTGCACGCTTTTTTCATCTCGGGAAGAATggattaaagaaaaaagatttcatggttagaggaAGTGTTTGTGAGATGTTATTAGTGATCCGTTTTCCCCCCGAAGTAAAATTTTGGGAAAGATTTAGGGTTAAAGTGGTGTTTGTGATCCACCCCTTAAATTGactttttttaatctcaaataaaattacatggTAGTATTTGATGGTTTTTTAAGTGTTTGTGACACATATTATTAGTGATCTATTTTTCATCTGGAAGAAAAATTGCTTGATAAGATTTTCGGGTTAGAGGGGTTTATGCATGTTATTAGTGACCCTCTTTTTTAAACCCTCGAAGTAAAATGTGTTTAAAAAGTGATGTATTCCATGGTTATAGTGAATTTTTTGTGATCCATACTTATAGTGaaatgttttttcattttaaaataagaaaatttttttaaaaattaagattttttgGGTTAGATGAATTTGTTTGGGGTTGATTTTTAATAGTgatctttttttgtttgaatgttgttattacattaatattttattcaaaatttttatttatgtagttTCTTAGATATATAGATCCAGTTGATTTTTAATAGCTCTTTTGTTCACAAAtgatatttaacaaaatatagttcacaaataaactaattaattgttgatgtgAATTAAACAACTAAAGAAGTGAATCAATTCGCTCACAGTGAACTAACATAAGCACACAATGAACTAAAAACATGTTATCAGTGAACTGATTCAAACTTATACTGAACTAAAAAATAGGTACGCAACGAAATAAGTATGGTGAACCAAGAAGTTTTCAACGAAACAAAACTCACTTACAGtaaagtaaatattgtttatagtgaagtaaatatgatgtttgatatttcagtgaagagtattatttatagtgtaCTAATTTTCACTTCAGTTAAGTATAAtgagcatatagtgatgtatattgtgcGTATAATGAAGTATATTCAACATTCCTTATAGTgtactgttttttcattttagtgaagtatattgagcatatagtgatgCATATAAcgtttatagtgaagtaaatgttgttttcatttcGGTGAAGTATAATGAACgtatagtgatgtatatagtgcatatagtgaagtaaaaacatgtttagAGTGatgtattccatggttagagtgaagtgtttgtgatgcatgcttatagtgctctgttttttcatctctgaagtaaaaacatgcttagagtgaagtattccatggttagagagaagtgtttgtgatgcatgcttatagtgctctattttttcaccccagtgaagtaaaaacatgcctagagtgaagtattccatggttagagtgaagtgtttgtgatgcatgcttatagtgatatgttttttcatctcagtgaagtaaaaacatgcttagagtgaagtattccatggttagagtgaagtgtttgtgatccttaCTTATAGTGCACTGTTAATTATAGTTCACAAATTGaactaattaattgttgatggtgaactatattggttttatagtgaagtatattttgtgtataatgAATTGTATTGGCTTGAAGTATATTTTGTTCACATATGAACAGGTATTTGACAAAATATAGCTCACtacattaaaaatgagttCAAAATGATCTGATTATGTTTTAAAGTGCTCAATCTTCTATCAACAACACCACATAGATCTGCATCTCCGTTACAACAATTCATCCCACGGAAAATCCTAAAAATCCaaatgatttcaaattcaaacgaaactacaaaatataaatatgttcaTTCTCTAACTACATCACACGCATAGAACTACAAAGATAGAGATAGATTATTGAGTTTGAGCGagagagattgaagaagtttgttAGAAGCAGAAAGCTTCTACATAAGAAGCGTGATCTAAGCCCTAGATTCCATGGCGTGATCGACAGCCTCCGCCTTCAGCTCCTCAAGCTCGTTGCAGAGCCACTCCTCCACCAACCGTACGTGCTGCCACGTCATCTGCAACTCCTCCTCCACCCTCTCCTCTCCTCTCCCTCCAGGCTGCTCCGGAACTCCCTCTCTAGCAACAAATTCCTCCGCCGAAGCGCCTCCGACGCATCTCGGTGACGGCCAGAGATAGgcacagagagagagagaatgaaaatagaaagagagagataatgCGTGAATGGAATGTGTATGTGAGAATATGAGAACAAAGTTTATTTCCAAAAACACCCCtatgcaatttttattaattaataatgtgcacttttattaatcattggaTTAAGATAATATGTGGCTGAGATctattctctagttatatctttaaaattagttaaaccTTGATcacttctatatatatatatatatataggggtgtattcagatgaaaaccataatgtatattaaaacatcaaaccatgtaaataatgtacattatacacactaatgatgtacattttattcatgtataatgtactgttctaaatattgtacacactaataatgtacatttacattatatgaattctgtacattatacatgaataaaatgtacattattagtgtgtataatgtacattattttacatggtttgatgttttaatatacattatggttttcatctgaatacacccctatatatatatatatatatatatatatatatatatataaaatcgGACGTCCGCCCTCCCCACTGGGGAGGACGGGCGAGCCCATGCGACGGGCGTGGACGCCCTTCGATGCCACTACATCGGACGTCGACGTCCTACCGGGACGTCCGTCATCGGAGACGgtcttattttaattgagaAGGAGGAagtaatttttagatttaaattaatgtaattttttttatattgaagtaatatgaagtaattttttctttttaataaatgatgaTTGCATAATTAAGTTGAggctgaaaataaaaataaaattggagaaAAACTGACCGTCTGAAAAATAGGGGTGGGACTGAATTTTTCGAGACATTGTGAATGgccaacttttctttttctacaTTGATAAAAAGACAAAACCGCTTCGGTGCAAATTACTGTATTTATGAGTAATGATTCAAGGTCCATATATGCTACACCTCACAATTCCAACTCCGAAAACTAAAAGTTGGAATATTTTTgctcaatattaaaaatttgaagtcCAATTAGAATATTACCAAAAAAGACTTCATCTTttccaaaatcaataaatcacaaaatatacataCTCCAAGAGAACAATTCTTGCCTAATGAGTTGTGGAAAAAGCATCAAGCTTTGTCAGCGCCAGCCATTGCACGCCTCAAATCCCACTCTTGTAATTACtgtttttaatgaaatgagagATGCCCTTAACtgaaatttgacaaaaatgtAATTCCCACACATCAAAATTCAGACACAACTCAGATTCcatgttttaaataaattagacaGAGCAGAATAGGAAAGAAATAGTAGCAGCGGGATGAGCGCCACCAGCTGTTTGtcattattgtttttgttttttaacgAGGAGGAGCTTCACCGCTCTCCCCTTCTAATTCTGCCTCCGACTCAAGTCAAGTGCCCTTGAATTCTGTTCTTGGTAATACCTATATATGCATTGCATTGTTCaagagaatataaaaatgtgttcTTGGAACTAGTGGAGGAGTAGCTGAAGAGATTTGAGAAGAACccttttggttttggttttggttttggtttttcttCATTCTTGGGAGCTAGTTACTATGGCCGAAGGAATCTGTCTTTTCACCAAGGTTAAATTTTGGTTccttattttggtttttgtgCCTTTCCCCCCCTTTTATTTGAGTTGAAGTAGTGTATTGAAATTTGGTTGATCAAATTTGagattttctctttttcttgcTCATGTTTCAGAAATTGAAGGTTTGAGTTCAATAGATGGTTGGGTTGTTACTAAAATGAGGTTTTGAGCTTGTATCCTTGGTTAGTTTCAATGAAGGTTAGgtttttaggtttttgtttagtttggCTTCTGAGAAATCTtgcttgaaattttaaatttttgtggtGCCTGAAATGAGATTGAAGTGTTTTCTCTTTCAACTTGTTTCCATTCTTGTTGAATATGGTTGATTTTCTTTCTACCTGTATTTGTATTTACTGCATTTAAAATGACATGTATAGTATAATGCTCCTTTTTTTCATAAGACCTGTAGCTTTATAATAagtttatctcatttttttttcatcttataGAATTTATGTGTGATTATTTCAATGGACTGATTTACTCAGTCACTTGGAATTACATATTGATTTATAGTGTGATGGATTTATTGGGAGATGGCAGGGTGATGTGAAGGTGAGTTGAGTGCAGTAGGAGTATTTGACATCTTTTCTTAAAAGTCTCAGAAAAATGTGAACTTTAATGTTTCGAACTTTCGTTTGAACTCGTGCTTCAAATTTTGTTGCGGAACAAAGTTGTTTGTGTATTGTTACACTCACCATTTCCTTCTACTAATGACAGGATTCCATAATCATAAAACCTCCCAAGAAATCTCCGGCTTCGATGAGGATGCTAGTCATAGTATTTGCTATGGCCTGTGGTATTTATATCTGTtcaatatgtttaaaacaaaCAAAGTACCACGACATCGAAGTTAGTCAGAGGCAATGTCTTGATAGCGCCATTAGTAGGCCTCAAACTCCAATCTGGCACTATCCGAAGCCCACTTCATTTAGCAGGTTAGTATCCACTCTCCACacttattttctaaaaaaaaagcTTTGCTAGTTTGGAATGTATAATAAGACGTGAATCTTCTCCAATTTTATCTCAGGGCTGAATGTGCTAATAATCCAGTGCGGCTTTTTGCTATTCTATCGATGCAAAGATCTGGAAGCGGATGGTTTGAGACATTGTTGAACAACCATACCAATGTAAGCTCAAACGGGGAGATATTTTCTGttaaagaaagaagaagcAATGCTTCTTCAATCATGTGGACTCTGGATAGAGTTTACAATTTGGACCTGTTCACAAGTGCTTCCAAGAATGAATGCTCTGCCGCAGTTGGCTTCAAGTGGATGCTTAACCAGGTGAGAGACGAATGCTTTCAACTTTCAAACGGGGAGCCATTATTCAATCTATGGCAGGAACATCTTTAAGTTAAATAGTAAAGATTCTGCATGTTTTCAGGATGCCGTTTCATATATAGTTTAGCTCAGCAATTTGGAATCATGTGGCTGTGAAAATATTTCCTGAGTGCTTTGCTTTCAAGGCTTCATCTTGAGTAACGTATTTAACTTTTACTTCACTGCTGATACAGGGGTTGATGCAGTACCACAAGGAAATTGCAGATTACTTCAACGACAGAGGTGTTTCTGTATTATTCCTTTTCCGGAGAAATCTTCTTAGGCGGATGGTTTCTGTTCTTGCCAATTCTTACGACCGCTATGCTAAACTCCTAAATGGGACTCACAAGTCTCACGTGCACTCACATGAGGAGGTATGTATGGTGCAACTTCCGTCGTTCAACTCCCATCTAACTAACTGTATGTGCTTATGGGCTCTAATCCTTTGATCTGCTTATCGTAGGCTGAGGCTCTGTCCAAATATAAACCAGAAATCAACGCAACATCGTTAGTGAAGGATTTAAAGACCATGGAGAATATGGTCTTGGAGGCGCTGGAGTATTTCAGCAGCACAAGgcatatgattttatattacGAAGATCTCATAATGAATCGAACCGTGAGTTGCTTTCGATCTTCCTAAAAAAGCTTATCTGCTGTGCTTATtcgtttcaatttttatagaGCAGTGAATACGTGATAAACACTTAATTCGTAATCTTTTTATCTTTGTTAGTAATTATTGAGTCTAGAGACTTAGTAGACAAATATAGTGTTgttcatatatatacttttaatttcttgattaCCATATTATAGAAATCTTATGTTTAGTTAGGGTCTGATTATTTAGAATTAGTTCTTAAGTTGTGCATTTTAATCATGGAAATAAAGTTTACATCTTGCTTTATTGTGTCTATCCTTTCTTCCCCTTCTTCATTTGAAGGAGCTTCCTTCCTTTATTCATTTCTATGTATTGATTGTTGTTTATAGGATTACGAAAAATAAGTTGGATtgatgaacttttttttttcggtggagcttataatttattgatctGCTGCAGAAACTGATGGATGTTCAAAGATTTCTTGGGCTACCGGAAATGGATTTAAGCAGTCGGCAAGTGAAGATACACCGAGGATC
The genomic region above belongs to Salvia hispanica cultivar TCC Black 2014 chromosome 3, UniMelb_Shisp_WGS_1.0, whole genome shotgun sequence and contains:
- the LOC125212842 gene encoding uncharacterized protein LOC125212842 isoform X2; its protein translation is MKDSIIIKPPKKSPASMRMLVIVFAMACGIYICSICLKQTKYHDIEVSQRQCLDSAISRPQTPIWHYPKPTSFSRAECANNPVRLFAILSMQRSGSGWFETLLNNHTNVSSNGEIFSVKERRSNASSIMWTLDRVYNLDLFTSASKNECSAAVGFKWMLNQGLMQYHKEIADYFNDRGVSVLFLFRRNLLRRMVSVLANSYDRYAKLLNGTHKSHVHSHEEAEALSKYKPEINATSLVKDLKTMENMVLEALEYFSSTRHMILYYEDLIMNRTKLMDVQRFLGLPEMDLSSRQVKIHRGSLSEHIKNWDDIDKTLRGTVYESFLSTDYSNES
- the LOC125212842 gene encoding uncharacterized protein LOC125212842 isoform X3: MRMLVIVFAMACGIYICSICLKQTKYHDIEVSQRQCLDSAISRPQTPIWHYPKPTSFSRAECANNPVRLFAILSMQRSGSGWFETLLNNHTNVSSNGEIFSVKERRSNASSIMWTLDRVYNLDLFTSASKNECSAAVGFKWMLNQGLMQYHKEIADYFNDRGVSVLFLFRRNLLRRMVSVLANSYDRYAKLLNGTHKSHVHSHEEAEALSKYKPEINATSLVKDLKTMENMVLEALEYFSSTRHMILYYEDLIMNRTKLMDVQRFLGLPEMDLSSRQVKIHRGSLSEHIKNWDDIDKTLRGTVYESFLSTDYSNES
- the LOC125212842 gene encoding uncharacterized protein LOC125212842 isoform X1 — its product is MAEGICLFTKDSIIIKPPKKSPASMRMLVIVFAMACGIYICSICLKQTKYHDIEVSQRQCLDSAISRPQTPIWHYPKPTSFSRAECANNPVRLFAILSMQRSGSGWFETLLNNHTNVSSNGEIFSVKERRSNASSIMWTLDRVYNLDLFTSASKNECSAAVGFKWMLNQGLMQYHKEIADYFNDRGVSVLFLFRRNLLRRMVSVLANSYDRYAKLLNGTHKSHVHSHEEAEALSKYKPEINATSLVKDLKTMENMVLEALEYFSSTRHMILYYEDLIMNRTKLMDVQRFLGLPEMDLSSRQVKIHRGSLSEHIKNWDDIDKTLRGTVYESFLSTDYSNES